In a single window of the Sediminicoccus sp. KRV36 genome:
- a CDS encoding aspartate kinase, translating into MSRIVMKFGGTSVADLDRIRNVAARVKREVDAGHQVAVVVSAMSGTTNQLVKWCQDLSPLHDAREYDVVVATGEQVTIGLTAIALQAIGVEARSWQGWQVPILTDDAHGKARVDRIEGEELIRRMEQGQVPVVAGFQGLEPGRNRVTTLGRGGSDLSAVALAAALKADRCDIYTDVDGIYTTDPRIVPRARKLDRISYEEMLELASVGAKVLQTRSVELAMKARVRVQVLSSFEDKPGSLVVDEDEIMEKPIVSGIAYSRDEAKVTLRRVPDRPGVAARVFGPLSAANVNVDMIVQNIGADGGTDMTFTVGRSDLPRARDILEKAKAELGFEALIADPDVAKISVVGIGMRTHAGVAATMFKTLAEKGINIQVISTSEIKVSVLVAADYTELAVRALHTAYGLDAA; encoded by the coding sequence ATGTCCCGTATTGTCATGAAGTTTGGCGGCACTTCCGTCGCTGATCTCGACCGCATCCGCAACGTCGCGGCCCGTGTGAAGCGTGAAGTGGATGCCGGCCACCAGGTGGCTGTCGTCGTCTCCGCCATGTCGGGGACGACGAACCAGCTCGTCAAATGGTGCCAGGATCTCTCGCCGCTGCATGATGCGCGGGAATACGATGTCGTTGTCGCCACGGGCGAGCAGGTGACGATCGGCCTCACTGCCATCGCGCTCCAGGCGATCGGCGTCGAGGCGCGGTCCTGGCAGGGCTGGCAGGTGCCGATCCTGACCGATGATGCCCATGGCAAGGCCCGGGTGGACCGGATCGAGGGCGAGGAGCTGATCCGCCGGATGGAGCAGGGCCAGGTGCCCGTCGTCGCCGGCTTCCAGGGGCTCGAGCCCGGCCGCAACCGGGTGACGACGCTGGGGCGGGGTGGCTCGGACCTCTCGGCCGTGGCGCTGGCCGCGGCGCTGAAGGCCGATCGTTGTGATATCTACACCGATGTGGACGGCATCTACACGACCGATCCGCGCATCGTGCCCCGGGCGCGCAAGCTCGATCGCATTTCCTATGAGGAAATGCTGGAGCTTGCCTCGGTCGGTGCCAAGGTGTTGCAGACGCGTTCCGTCGAACTTGCCATGAAGGCGCGGGTTCGCGTGCAGGTGCTTTCCAGTTTTGAAGACAAGCCAGGCTCCCTGGTCGTGGATGAGGACGAGATCATGGAGAAGCCGATTGTTTCCGGCATTGCCTATTCCCGGGATGAGGCGAAGGTTACGCTGCGCCGCGTGCCGGACCGCCCGGGTGTCGCCGCGCGGGTGTTCGGCCCGCTCTCGGCCGCCAATGTGAATGTGGACATGATCGTCCAGAATATCGGCGCCGATGGCGGCACAGACATGACCTTCACGGTCGGCCGTTCCGACCTGCCGCGTGCGAGGGACATCCTGGAAAAGGCCAAGGCCGAGCTGGGCTTCGAGGCGCTGATCGCGGATCCGGACGTGGCAAAGATCAGCGTCGTCGGTATCGGCATGCGCACCCATGCGGGCGTGGCCGCTACCATGTTCAAGACCCTGGCCGAGAAGGGCATCAACATCCAGGTGATCTCGACCAGCGAGATCAAGGTGAGCGTCCTGGTGGCGGCCGACTACACCGAGCTCGCGGTCCGCGCGCTGCACACGGCCTATGGGCTGGATGCCGCCTGA
- the ubiG gene encoding bifunctional 2-polyprenyl-6-hydroxyphenol methylase/3-demethylubiquinol 3-O-methyltransferase UbiG, whose translation MTRMGNMSGSAEPREVAKFDALAGDWWKTSGPMAPLHAMNPARMGWIAERLGPLEGLRILDVGCGAGLASEWLARRGALVTGLDAAGAALDAARAHAAASGLVVDYRDGTPESLAEGGFDAVLALEVIEHVPPAERAAFCAALARLARPGGQVFLSTLNRTRRAYLVAILGAEQILRWLPRGTHDWKLFVTPAELGGLLRQAGLAVTDAAGMVPSLTSGFRIARDTGVNYLMAAKKV comes from the coding sequence ATGACGCGGATGGGCAACATGTCGGGCAGCGCTGAACCCCGGGAAGTCGCAAAGTTTGACGCCCTGGCGGGCGATTGGTGGAAGACCAGCGGCCCGATGGCCCCGCTGCACGCCATGAATCCGGCCCGCATGGGCTGGATCGCGGAGCGCCTCGGCCCGCTGGAGGGCTTGCGCATCCTGGATGTGGGGTGCGGGGCGGGCCTCGCCTCGGAATGGCTGGCCCGGCGTGGCGCCCTGGTCACCGGGCTGGATGCCGCGGGTGCGGCGCTGGATGCCGCGCGCGCCCATGCCGCGGCCTCGGGCCTCGTGGTGGATTACCGGGATGGCACGCCGGAAAGCCTCGCCGAGGGCGGGTTTGACGCCGTGCTGGCGCTGGAGGTGATCGAGCATGTGCCACCGGCCGAGCGCGCCGCCTTCTGCGCCGCCCTCGCCCGGCTGGCGCGGCCTGGCGGGCAGGTGTTTCTCTCCACGCTGAACCGCACGCGCCGCGCCTATCTGGTTGCCATTCTGGGCGCGGAACAGATCCTGCGCTGGCTGCCGCGTGGCACGCATGACTGGAAGCTGTTCGTCACCCCGGCCGAATTGGGCGGCCTGTTGCGCCAGGCAGGGCTGGCCGTGACCGATGCGGCCGGCATGGTGCCCAGCCTCACCTCGGGCTTCCGCATCGCGCGCGATACCGGCGTGAATTACCTCATGGCGGCGAAAAAGGTCTGA
- a CDS encoding fumarylacetoacetate hydrolase family protein: MVTHWIRFRTAAGMEGFGTLADAAVTPFEGDMFGTATPAGPALPLGDVTLLAPVRPRHFIGLWNNFHELAAKQGNAIPETPLWFLKAPGSIIGPGEAIRPPAGYAGKTLYEGELGLVIGQRIANAEENEAAAAIFGLTCVNDVTALDILTADPSFPQWARAKSPDSFGPIGPCIATGLDWRELRVQVALNGRIRQDYPCADMILPPARIVALISREVTLQPGDVIACGTSVGALPMRPGMEVSVSIPGIGSLVNSFSP; encoded by the coding sequence ATGGTGACGCATTGGATTCGCTTCCGCACGGCCGCTGGCATGGAGGGCTTCGGCACCCTGGCCGATGCGGCCGTGACACCCTTCGAAGGCGACATGTTCGGCACGGCGACGCCGGCCGGCCCCGCTTTGCCATTGGGCGACGTCACCTTGCTGGCGCCGGTGCGGCCCAGGCATTTCATCGGGCTGTGGAACAATTTCCACGAATTGGCCGCCAAGCAGGGCAATGCCATTCCCGAAACACCGCTCTGGTTCCTCAAGGCGCCCGGCAGCATCATCGGGCCGGGCGAGGCGATCCGCCCGCCCGCCGGCTATGCCGGCAAGACGCTGTATGAGGGGGAGCTGGGCCTCGTCATCGGCCAGCGCATCGCCAATGCCGAGGAGAACGAGGCCGCGGCGGCGATCTTCGGCCTGACCTGCGTGAATGACGTAACGGCGCTGGACATCCTGACCGCCGATCCCTCCTTCCCCCAATGGGCCAGGGCCAAATCCCCCGACAGCTTCGGCCCCATCGGCCCCTGCATCGCAACCGGGCTGGACTGGCGTGAATTGCGCGTGCAGGTCGCCCTGAACGGGCGGATTCGCCAGGACTATCCCTGCGCGGACATGATCCTGCCGCCGGCACGCATCGTGGCACTCATCTCGCGCGAGGTGACATTGCAGCCGGGCGATGTGATCGCCTGCGGCACCTCCGTCGGCGCCTTGCCCATGCGGCCGGGCATGGAAGTAAGCGTCTCGATCCCGGGCATCGGCAGCCTGGTAAACAGCTTCTCGCCCTGA